In Nitrospira sp., a single genomic region encodes these proteins:
- a CDS encoding PilZ domain-containing protein → MAALSYGRTYPRYPLHCPVIFGGAPFVGEGLLTNLSFQGCSVLCDREVLCGNDVRVSILLPDQAHALTIECGTIKWVEGHQFGVEFLRLPDESRQRLNRRLRTELIHLLKTRSGRNDVPESPVQKH, encoded by the coding sequence GTGGCTGCACTTTCCTATGGCCGGACCTATCCCCGGTATCCGCTCCACTGTCCGGTCATCTTCGGCGGGGCGCCGTTTGTCGGCGAGGGGCTGCTGACGAATCTGTCGTTTCAGGGGTGCTCGGTCCTGTGCGACCGCGAGGTCCTTTGTGGCAATGACGTGCGTGTGAGTATCCTGCTTCCGGATCAGGCCCACGCGCTGACCATTGAGTGTGGCACGATCAAATGGGTCGAGGGCCATCAGTTTGGTGTGGAGTTTCTCCGCCTGCCTGATGAGAGCAGGCAACGGCTCAATCGCCGGCTGCGAACCGAGCTCATTCATCTGCTGAAGACCCGCTCCGGACGAAACGATGTGCCGGAATCGCCCGTTCAGAAACACTAG
- a CDS encoding DUF433 domain-containing protein: MTVATSHPYIVCTEEILHGVPIVSGSRTPVRAIAELWKFGVAPEEIIGRLPHLTLAQVFDALSYYQEHREAIDEDIRRNRVPAEKIHPRLQ; the protein is encoded by the coding sequence ATGACAGTCGCGACAAGCCATCCATACATTGTCTGTACCGAGGAGATTCTCCACGGAGTCCCTATCGTATCGGGTAGCCGCACCCCGGTGCGCGCCATCGCGGAGCTCTGGAAGTTCGGCGTCGCCCCCGAAGAAATCATCGGACGTCTCCCGCATCTCACATTGGCCCAGGTCTTCGATGCCCTGAGTTACTATCAGGAACATCGCGAGGCGATCGACGAAGACATCCGTCGGAATCGGGTACCGGCCGAGAAAATTCACCCCCGCCTCCAGTGA
- a CDS encoding sigma-70 family RNA polymerase sigma factor has translation MTDQSKADSHSLIDAHGDALYRFALVRVRNKDVAEDLVQETFLAALQGTYRESGPTAERRWIIGIMKHKVVDYFRRTSREPLQHADQPGHSAEDTFLDDGHWKPEAAAMQAWPEQPDRLIERRQFWDALAGCMDRLSPRAAQVFTLRELDELETDQICELLQLTPTNFGVILYRARKQLRDCLGSRYFGQAQEGLNS, from the coding sequence ATGACTGACCAATCCAAGGCTGACTCCCATTCCCTTATCGACGCCCATGGGGATGCGCTCTATCGATTTGCGCTCGTCCGCGTGAGGAACAAAGATGTCGCCGAGGATCTGGTGCAGGAAACCTTTCTGGCCGCCCTGCAAGGGACCTACCGGGAAAGCGGGCCGACAGCGGAACGCAGATGGATCATCGGCATCATGAAACACAAAGTCGTCGACTATTTCCGCCGGACCAGCCGGGAACCGCTCCAGCATGCCGATCAGCCGGGACATTCAGCGGAAGATACGTTTCTCGACGACGGCCATTGGAAACCGGAAGCCGCCGCGATGCAGGCCTGGCCGGAACAACCGGACCGGCTAATCGAACGGCGCCAGTTTTGGGACGCGCTGGCCGGTTGTATGGATCGGCTCTCGCCGAGGGCAGCCCAGGTCTTTACCTTGCGGGAACTCGATGAGCTGGAGACCGACCAGATTTGCGAACTGCTCCAGCTCACCCCGACCAACTTCGGCGTTATTCTGTATCGAGCCAGAAAACAACTCCGGGACTGCTTGGGCAGCCGCTATTTTGGCCAGGCACAGGAAGGACTCAACTCATGA
- a CDS encoding YHS domain-containing (seleno)protein, with protein sequence MTGFKQLIIAGLALIASVAAGPAFAADATHSTPGLSGYDPVAYFTDGKPVRGSGYHVATHEGITYAFANADHKKLFIANPKQYLPAFGGYCAYGVAVGKKFVADPEVWKVVEGTLYLNLDKGIQEKWQKDIPGQIKKADANWSEIKDKSPDAL encoded by the coding sequence ATGACAGGTTTCAAGCAACTCATCATCGCCGGGCTGGCATTGATCGCCAGCGTCGCGGCCGGTCCGGCCTTCGCCGCCGATGCCACCCACAGCACACCGGGCCTCAGCGGCTACGATCCCGTCGCCTATTTCACCGACGGCAAACCGGTCAGAGGATCGGGCTATCATGTGGCCACGCATGAGGGCATCACCTACGCCTTCGCTAACGCCGATCATAAGAAACTCTTCATCGCCAATCCGAAACAGTACCTCCCCGCCTTCGGAGGCTACTGTGCCTATGGCGTCGCCGTCGGAAAGAAATTCGTAGCGGATCCGGAAGTGTGGAAGGTCGTCGAGGGAACTCTGTACTTGAACCTGGACAAAGGCATTCAGGAGAAGTGGCAGAAGGATATCCCCGGACAGATCAAGAAAGCTGATGCCAACTGGTCAGAGATCAAGGACAAATCGCCCGACGCACTGTAA